One window of Corynebacterium sp. P3-F1 genomic DNA carries:
- a CDS encoding single-stranded DNA-binding protein: protein MSQLPITLSGNLTDDPVCKTFDTGTTLTRMRVATSRRVRTDSEDENGNAQWADTDLLYIDVECWGQLAVNTRVSLEKGMPVVVVGRLVSDKWTDAEGNTRYKHIIKANQIALELTRFQVSSRSTSVQKRTLKGMDEVAETTREDIAEENDTVPTNGNTNGADGAASDGVIERTGTAEEMSFADREHEVVEENRAPVSVS, encoded by the coding sequence ATGTCTCAACTTCCCATTACCCTGTCTGGCAACCTCACCGACGACCCAGTGTGCAAGACCTTCGACACCGGCACCACGTTGACCCGGATGCGCGTGGCCACTAGCCGTCGTGTCCGCACTGATTCCGAGGACGAAAACGGCAACGCTCAGTGGGCCGACACCGACCTGCTCTACATTGATGTCGAATGCTGGGGCCAGCTCGCGGTGAATACACGCGTTTCTCTGGAGAAGGGGATGCCCGTGGTGGTGGTCGGCCGGCTCGTGTCCGACAAATGGACCGACGCGGAGGGCAACACTAGGTATAAGCACATCATCAAGGCGAACCAGATCGCGCTGGAGCTCACGCGCTTCCAGGTGTCTTCGCGTTCCACCAGTGTGCAGAAGCGGACGCTGAAGGGAATGGACGAGGTCGCCGAAACCACTCGCGAAGACATCGCCGAGGAGAACGACACCGTACCCACGAACGGGAACACCAACGGTGCGGATGGCGCGGCATCTGACGGGGTGATCGAGCGCACCGGAACGGCGGAAGAGATGAGCTTCGCCGACCGCGAGCACGAGGTTGTGGAAGAGAACCGGGCCCCAGTTTCCGTCAGCTAG
- a CDS encoding bifunctional copper resistance protein CopD/cytochrome c oxidase assembly protein, translating into MSRKQAVQSAWPVYLAVLAVGAVVAGALSFSFVGGSLASLGIPDPGPLTTAGLPALRGIAWLLAALATGSFMFSAFMIPPDSEKLADASLTVDGHIAARTAAWASAGVALIALVMIPLVLSDVSGTPLGDVMFSPQMWATAVDRVADAKIWLIVALIALVVAVFGFACSSWGSQVPLFIGAILTVMPLGLSGHSASGGNHDYGTNSYLWHLVFMMVWVGGLLALVAHGRRLGPNMPAAVRRYSAVALFAFFAMMISGVVNALIRVQFSDLTSTAYGWTVLLKVIGLAVLGLLGFAHRQLTIPQLGKRPELFGRIAVVETLVMAAVTGVAVSMGRTPPPTPLQPDLSAMQIQMGYNLEVAPSVTNVFGMWRFEVFFSIIAILLAVFYLHLAQRVDGWKTSRTAWWLAGCATTAVTMSSGIGMYMPASFSVHMVVHMILSMVVPVFLVLGAPFTLIKEAYPEGEFNPRAWVEAFEESTFLRVITYPPVSTLQFLVVFYVLYVFPPFYEFAVSEHAGHLIMNAVFLLSGYFYFWDLIGPDYVPNRRSTVVRFAWFVFSMPIHLFMGVYLMQLNFVLAETFYTKLELPWNPDLLRDQKVGGGIGWAAGGFPMALVFVILLLGWLRDDRADARDIDRSEEESDDAQWRAYNEMLSQYSERVNRGSDGS; encoded by the coding sequence ATGTCGAGAAAGCAAGCAGTGCAATCGGCCTGGCCTGTGTATCTTGCGGTGCTGGCGGTCGGGGCCGTGGTGGCTGGGGCGTTATCGTTCTCATTCGTGGGCGGTTCGCTTGCGTCGTTGGGCATCCCGGATCCGGGTCCGCTCACCACAGCAGGGTTGCCGGCGTTGCGGGGGATCGCCTGGTTGCTCGCCGCGCTGGCTACGGGGTCGTTCATGTTCTCGGCGTTCATGATTCCGCCGGACAGCGAGAAGCTTGCCGACGCTTCACTCACCGTCGACGGCCACATTGCCGCCCGCACCGCGGCGTGGGCGAGCGCGGGAGTGGCTTTGATAGCGCTGGTGATGATCCCGTTGGTTTTATCGGATGTGTCGGGCACACCACTGGGGGATGTGATGTTCTCGCCGCAGATGTGGGCGACGGCCGTGGATCGGGTGGCGGACGCAAAGATCTGGTTGATCGTCGCACTCATCGCGTTGGTGGTCGCGGTCTTCGGTTTCGCGTGCAGCTCGTGGGGTTCGCAGGTCCCGCTGTTCATCGGGGCGATTTTGACTGTCATGCCCTTGGGGTTGTCGGGCCACTCCGCGTCGGGTGGTAACCACGACTACGGCACCAATTCCTATCTGTGGCACCTCGTGTTCATGATGGTCTGGGTGGGTGGCCTGCTCGCTCTGGTCGCGCACGGCCGACGGCTCGGACCGAATATGCCTGCAGCGGTGCGCCGCTATTCAGCAGTGGCGTTGTTCGCGTTTTTCGCCATGATGATCTCCGGCGTGGTCAACGCGCTGATCCGGGTGCAGTTCTCCGATCTGACCTCCACCGCCTACGGGTGGACGGTTCTGCTGAAGGTGATCGGCTTGGCTGTGCTGGGGCTGCTGGGTTTCGCGCACCGTCAGTTGACTATTCCTCAGCTGGGGAAGAGGCCGGAGTTGTTCGGGCGGATCGCGGTCGTCGAAACGCTCGTGATGGCGGCTGTGACGGGCGTGGCCGTGTCGATGGGCCGCACGCCGCCGCCGACTCCTCTGCAACCGGATCTAAGCGCGATGCAGATCCAGATGGGGTACAACCTCGAGGTGGCTCCATCGGTGACCAATGTCTTCGGCATGTGGCGCTTCGAGGTCTTTTTCAGCATCATCGCGATCTTGCTCGCTGTTTTTTATCTGCATCTGGCACAGCGCGTCGACGGGTGGAAGACATCCCGTACAGCTTGGTGGCTCGCGGGGTGCGCGACCACTGCGGTGACTATGTCCTCGGGCATCGGCATGTACATGCCAGCGAGCTTCTCGGTCCACATGGTCGTGCACATGATTCTCTCCATGGTCGTGCCCGTCTTCTTGGTGCTGGGTGCGCCTTTCACATTGATCAAAGAGGCCTACCCGGAAGGGGAGTTCAACCCCCGGGCCTGGGTCGAGGCATTTGAGGAATCCACCTTCCTGCGTGTGATCACTTACCCTCCGGTGTCCACGCTGCAGTTCCTCGTGGTTTTTTACGTGCTCTACGTCTTCCCGCCCTTCTACGAGTTCGCTGTGTCGGAGCACGCCGGGCACTTGATCATGAATGCGGTCTTCCTCCTGTCGGGCTACTTCTACTTCTGGGATCTCATTGGTCCGGATTATGTGCCCAACCGGCGTTCGACGGTGGTCCGTTTCGCGTGGTTCGTCTTCTCCATGCCCATCCACTTGTTCATGGGCGTGTACCTGATGCAGCTCAATTTCGTTTTGGCGGAAACCTTTTACACGAAGCTCGAACTTCCATGGAACCCCGATCTGTTGCGCGACCAGAAGGTCGGCGGCGGCATCGGCTGGGCGGCCGGAGGATTCCCGATGGCGCTCGTCTTTGTCATCCTTCTTCTCGGGTGGTTGCGGGACGATCGCGCTGATGCGAGGGATATTGACCGGAGCGAGGAGGAATCCGACGACGCCCAGTGGCGGGCCTACAACGAGATGCTGTCGCAATACTCGGAACGAGTGAATCGCGGCTCAGACGGCAGTTAG
- a CDS encoding SMI1/KNR4 family protein, which produces MGITATLNDLEFLMATVHPPAFLALGDGLPLKVIQRIVNAYTPVLEKAGVDFPTELVELYHWHNGSNQEEIIGVVELLSLEEALETWHALTNAIGAEFTVEDWYYPSWIPFAKSWSNCFLCFDSEGVAGGDRGQIVVFEREHSDRTVQAFSLQDWLEAVVDDYKIAENIRMDGVAAGDEGDDGLYDYDPDEAPEGPNCHVRDFTAGE; this is translated from the coding sequence ATGGGCATCACCGCGACTCTCAATGACCTCGAATTCCTCATGGCCACCGTCCACCCACCGGCTTTCCTTGCGCTCGGCGACGGGTTGCCTCTGAAAGTCATTCAAAGAATTGTGAACGCGTACACACCCGTTTTAGAGAAGGCCGGCGTGGACTTCCCCACCGAGCTGGTTGAGCTCTATCACTGGCACAACGGCTCAAACCAGGAAGAAATCATCGGTGTTGTTGAATTGCTCAGCCTCGAGGAAGCCTTGGAGACATGGCACGCGCTCACAAACGCCATCGGCGCTGAGTTCACCGTCGAGGACTGGTACTACCCCAGCTGGATTCCCTTCGCTAAATCCTGGTCCAATTGCTTCCTCTGCTTCGACTCGGAGGGCGTCGCCGGCGGCGATCGAGGTCAGATCGTGGTCTTCGAACGGGAGCACTCCGACCGGACCGTCCAAGCTTTCTCGCTGCAGGATTGGCTCGAGGCGGTCGTCGACGACTACAAGATTGCCGAGAATATTCGCATGGACGGTGTCGCTGCCGGCGACGAGGGCGACGACGGACTCTACGATTACGACCCGGACGAAGCCCCCGAGGGGCCCAACTGCCACGTCCGCGACTTTACGGCGGGTGAGTGA
- the panD gene encoding aspartate 1-decarboxylase, translated as MFRTMLKSKIHRATVAQADLHYVGSCTIDAELMKAADLLEGEQIDIVDIDNGHRLTTYAIAGEAGTGVIGINGAAAHLISPGDLVIIIGYAQYTEEELGGYSPRIVLVNEQNAILENGEDPAHAPTGSGLKDPRHPDEV; from the coding sequence GTGTTCCGCACCATGTTGAAGTCCAAGATCCACCGCGCCACGGTCGCCCAGGCAGATCTCCACTACGTGGGGTCCTGCACGATAGACGCCGAACTCATGAAGGCAGCCGATCTGCTCGAGGGCGAGCAGATCGACATCGTCGACATTGACAACGGCCACCGTTTGACCACCTACGCCATCGCGGGCGAGGCAGGCACCGGCGTGATCGGGATCAACGGCGCCGCCGCTCACCTGATCAGCCCGGGCGACTTGGTGATCATCATCGGCTACGCCCAGTACACCGAGGAGGAGCTGGGCGGCTACAGCCCGCGCATCGTCCTCGTCAACGAGCAGAACGCAATCCTAGAAAACGGCGAGGACCCGGCCCACGCTCCAACAGGTTCAGGGCTGAAAGATCCCCGGCATCCCGACGAAGTCTAA
- a CDS encoding helix-turn-helix transcriptional regulator, whose amino-acid sequence MSSPSNEPQVICHLDELMAARGITGAALAEKVGITPVNLSVLKNNRAKAVRFTTLAAICEALDCQPGDVFSVRRPRADA is encoded by the coding sequence TTGTCTAGCCCGAGTAACGAGCCACAGGTGATCTGCCACCTCGACGAGCTCATGGCCGCACGCGGCATCACCGGCGCGGCGCTCGCGGAGAAAGTGGGCATCACCCCCGTCAACCTCTCCGTCTTGAAAAATAACCGCGCGAAAGCCGTCCGGTTCACCACCCTCGCCGCGATCTGCGAAGCGCTGGATTGCCAACCGGGCGATGTCTTCTCGGTCCGGCGCCCCAGAGCCGACGCATAG
- the cmrA gene encoding mycolate reductase (Catalyzes the final step in mycolic acid biosynthesis.): MSFPSPTRNSYALITGASQGIGEAMARDFAAEGHNLIIVARREDVLSKLAAELEQKHGIDVIVAAHDLSVTEDVDKLLSLIDEKCVSICVNSAGIASFGPFLDQDWTYETNQFNLNATAVFRITKAVLDHMVPRGEGALCNVGSAAGNVPIPNNATYVLTKAGVNAFTEALHYELKKTGVHCTLLAPGPVRDAVIPEEEQSIVDKVVPDFLWTTYESCSRETIDAMKKNRRRITPGPLSKAMDFVSSYAPRGALAPVMGWFYAKMG, translated from the coding sequence ATGAGTTTCCCCTCCCCGACACGGAATTCTTACGCCCTGATCACCGGCGCGAGCCAAGGCATCGGCGAAGCCATGGCGCGTGATTTCGCTGCCGAAGGCCACAACCTCATCATTGTCGCCCGGCGCGAGGACGTCCTGTCCAAACTCGCGGCTGAGCTCGAGCAGAAGCACGGCATCGACGTCATCGTGGCGGCGCATGATCTGTCGGTCACGGAAGACGTCGATAAGCTGCTTTCGCTTATCGACGAAAAGTGCGTCTCCATCTGCGTGAACTCTGCTGGAATCGCCTCCTTCGGGCCCTTCTTGGACCAGGACTGGACGTATGAGACGAACCAGTTCAACCTGAACGCAACGGCCGTCTTCCGCATCACCAAGGCGGTGCTCGACCACATGGTCCCGCGCGGCGAGGGTGCACTGTGCAATGTCGGGTCCGCCGCCGGTAACGTCCCGATCCCGAACAACGCCACCTACGTGCTCACCAAAGCCGGCGTCAACGCGTTCACCGAAGCCCTCCACTACGAACTGAAAAAGACCGGCGTGCACTGCACCTTGCTCGCACCCGGCCCGGTGCGCGATGCCGTCATCCCGGAAGAAGAGCAGTCCATCGTGGACAAGGTCGTCCCCGACTTCCTCTGGACCACCTACGAGTCCTGCTCGCGCGAGACCATCGACGCCATGAAGAAGAACCGCCGCCGCATCACGCCCGGCCCCCTGTCCAAGGCCATGGACTTCGTCTCTTCCTACGCGCCCCGTGGTGCGCTGGCTCCTGTGATGGGCTGGTTCTACGCCAAGATGGGCTAG
- the orn gene encoding oligoribonuclease has protein sequence MSEALAAKDDRIVWVDLEMTGLDPDRHVIVEVAALVTDADLNILDDGIDLVVHASDEELAEMDDFVTEMHGSSGLTEQVKSSTVSIEEAEEAVLGLLEKHCGEHRPPLAGNSIATDRTFIRAQMPRLDAALHYRMIDVSTVKELTRRWFPKAYYNQPEKGMAHRALADIVESIRELDYYRRAVFVPAPGPSSSEAHESTTAATDAYQQFL, from the coding sequence ATGAGTGAAGCACTGGCCGCGAAAGACGACCGCATCGTGTGGGTCGATTTGGAGATGACTGGCCTCGATCCCGACCGCCACGTGATCGTGGAGGTCGCCGCCCTGGTCACCGACGCTGACCTGAACATTCTCGATGACGGCATTGACCTGGTCGTCCACGCGAGCGACGAAGAACTGGCGGAGATGGATGACTTCGTCACAGAGATGCACGGCTCCTCCGGCCTGACCGAGCAGGTCAAATCCTCCACCGTCAGCATCGAGGAAGCGGAGGAAGCCGTTTTAGGCCTCCTGGAAAAGCACTGCGGGGAGCACCGTCCGCCGTTGGCCGGTAATTCCATCGCCACCGACCGGACATTCATTCGGGCGCAGATGCCGCGACTAGACGCGGCTCTCCACTACCGCATGATCGACGTCTCCACCGTCAAGGAACTCACACGCCGCTGGTTCCCTAAGGCCTATTACAACCAGCCTGAGAAGGGCATGGCGCACCGCGCGTTGGCGGACATCGTCGAATCCATTCGCGAGCTCGACTACTACCGACGCGCCGTGTTCGTCCCCGCTCCGGGTCCGTCTTCCTCCGAAGCACATGAAAGCACGACAGCCGCAACCGACGCGTACCAGCAGTTTTTGTAA
- a CDS encoding cation-translocating P-type ATPase: MSSACGCEHEPTTEIEERDRPWWKDPELLLPIFSGVALCIGLVLDWSDLETPATVLFWVGLLLGAYTFAPGAIRNLVAKRKLGIGLLMTISAVGAVILGFVGEAAALAFLYSIAEALEDKAMDRAQGGLRALLKLVPQTATVLRDGTAVEVAAKDLVAGEMMLVCPGERIATDGIIRSGRSSIDTSAVTGESIPEEVAPGNEVPAGAINSAGVLEVETTAAGTDNSLTTLVDLVEQAQAEKGDRARIADRIAQPLVPGVMILAVLVGVIGSLLGDPEMWITRALVVLVAASPCALAISVPLTVVAAIGAASQFGVVIKSGAAFERLGGIRHLAVDKTGTLTLNQPEVTGVVPADGFDRAQVLAFAAAVEQQSTHPLAAAIAAAGPEAPAALDISEEAGHGISGTVEGRRVLVGSPRWIDAGRLQADVGRMESEGQTCVLVTVDDALAGAIGVRDELRPEVPEAVQTLHANDVKVSMLTGDNTRTARALAEIAGIDDVRAELRPEDKASIVAELSSKTPTAMIGDGINDAPALAGATVGIAMGATGSDAAIESADVAFTGHDLRLIPQALQHARRGSRIINQNIVLSLAIIIVLMPLAISGVLGLAAVVLVHEVAEVIVILNGLRAAQAKR; this comes from the coding sequence ATGAGCTCGGCGTGTGGATGCGAACACGAACCCACCACGGAGATCGAAGAGCGCGATCGGCCTTGGTGGAAGGACCCCGAGTTGCTACTGCCGATCTTCTCCGGTGTAGCCCTTTGCATAGGCCTGGTGCTGGACTGGTCCGACTTGGAGACGCCCGCGACGGTACTGTTTTGGGTAGGCCTGCTGTTGGGCGCATACACGTTCGCGCCTGGAGCGATCCGGAACCTTGTCGCGAAGCGAAAGCTCGGCATTGGTTTGCTGATGACGATCAGCGCGGTCGGCGCGGTGATCCTCGGCTTCGTCGGAGAGGCCGCGGCGCTAGCGTTCCTGTACTCGATCGCTGAGGCACTGGAGGACAAGGCAATGGACCGGGCCCAAGGCGGGCTGCGGGCACTGTTGAAGTTGGTGCCGCAGACCGCGACGGTGCTGCGCGACGGCACGGCGGTCGAGGTCGCAGCGAAGGACCTCGTGGCTGGCGAGATGATGCTCGTGTGCCCCGGGGAGCGGATCGCCACGGACGGCATCATTCGTTCCGGACGTTCCAGCATTGACACCTCAGCGGTCACCGGAGAATCCATTCCGGAGGAGGTCGCGCCCGGCAACGAGGTGCCCGCGGGAGCGATCAACTCCGCCGGTGTGCTGGAGGTCGAGACGACCGCAGCTGGAACGGACAACTCACTGACCACACTTGTGGACCTGGTCGAGCAGGCGCAGGCGGAAAAGGGCGACCGCGCCCGGATTGCCGACCGGATTGCCCAGCCCCTAGTGCCCGGAGTGATGATCCTTGCGGTGCTGGTCGGCGTGATCGGCTCGCTGCTGGGCGACCCCGAGATGTGGATCACCCGTGCGCTGGTGGTCCTGGTCGCAGCGTCGCCGTGCGCGCTGGCGATCTCCGTGCCGCTGACGGTCGTGGCCGCGATCGGCGCGGCCAGCCAGTTTGGCGTGGTCATCAAGTCCGGCGCGGCGTTCGAGCGGCTCGGCGGCATCCGTCACCTGGCGGTGGACAAAACCGGAACCCTCACCCTCAACCAGCCCGAGGTTACCGGCGTGGTCCCGGCAGACGGATTCGATCGGGCGCAGGTGCTTGCCTTCGCGGCGGCAGTTGAGCAGCAATCGACGCACCCCCTCGCCGCGGCGATCGCGGCAGCGGGGCCCGAAGCGCCCGCCGCCTTGGACATCAGCGAGGAAGCCGGGCACGGCATCAGCGGCACCGTCGAAGGCCGACGGGTGCTGGTGGGCAGCCCCCGGTGGATCGACGCCGGGCGACTGCAGGCAGACGTTGGGCGTATGGAGTCCGAGGGCCAGACCTGCGTCCTGGTCACCGTCGATGACGCTCTCGCCGGGGCGATCGGGGTCCGCGACGAGTTGCGGCCCGAGGTGCCCGAAGCCGTGCAGACCCTGCACGCCAACGACGTGAAAGTGAGCATGCTCACCGGCGACAACACTCGCACCGCCCGGGCGCTGGCTGAAATCGCCGGGATCGACGACGTGCGCGCCGAGCTGCGCCCAGAGGACAAGGCAAGCATCGTCGCCGAACTCTCCTCCAAGACGCCGACGGCGATGATCGGCGACGGCATCAACGACGCTCCGGCACTGGCGGGCGCAACGGTGGGCATCGCGATGGGAGCGACCGGCTCTGACGCCGCGATCGAGTCCGCTGACGTCGCCTTCACCGGCCACGACCTCCGGCTGATCCCGCAGGCGCTGCAGCACGCCCGCCGAGGCAGCAGGATCATCAACCAGAACATCGTGCTGTCTCTGGCCATCATCATCGTGTTGATGCCGCTGGCGATCAGCGGCGTGCTGGGCTTGGCCGCCGTCGTGTTGGTTCACGAGGTCGCCGAAGTCATCGTGATCTTGAACGGCCTGCGGGCTGCGCAAGCGAAGCGCTGA
- a CDS encoding helix-turn-helix transcriptional regulator, protein MLTIASRLDVMNRLGRAMADPTRSRILMTLLDGPSYPAVLSRDLDLTRSNVSNHLTCLRDCGIVVAEPEGRKTRYEIADPHLAAALDALVNATLAVDENAPCIDPECSVPGCGGKGAEA, encoded by the coding sequence ATGCTGACTATTGCTTCACGCCTCGACGTCATGAACCGGCTCGGCCGGGCCATGGCGGATCCGACGCGCTCCAGAATCCTGATGACCCTACTTGACGGCCCGAGCTACCCGGCCGTGCTTTCGCGCGACCTGGACCTGACCCGCTCGAACGTCTCGAACCACCTGACCTGCTTGCGTGACTGTGGCATCGTCGTCGCCGAGCCGGAGGGCCGGAAGACTCGCTACGAAATCGCCGATCCGCACCTCGCGGCAGCGCTCGACGCGCTGGTGAACGCGACGTTGGCTGTCGACGAAAACGCCCCGTGCATCGACCCTGAGTGCTCGGTGCCCGGCTGCGGCGGGAAAGGAGCGGAGGCATGA